The genomic DNA TTTTGTGTTGGAAAATAAAAGTTTCACTGCCAAAATCCTTTACTTGTTTAATTAGAACAATATGTGTTTAAACATATCCGAAGAGTAATTTGGAACGACATTTCCACTCGGCTGTTGTTTAAAAACAAGACTGCCCGGAATTGTTGCAACATTTATCGCCGGTATTTTTGCGTTATACTTCGCATTTATCGCCTGAATGAATTCATTGGCTACCAGAGCATGTGCCTGGCTGGTAGGATGAACTCCATCAAGACTGAAAAGATTTCCTGTGACAAATACAGGTGTAAACTTTACTCCGTCAACCACATAACCACCACTTGTTCCATAAGCAAGAGCTATTTTTCCAAGAAGTGCTGCAACATCCACATGTACAAAACCTCTTGCTTCAGCAGCAGTTTTTATTACATTATTGAACTGTGCAATTACTGTCTTGACTCCAACAATCTCTGCTGAATCAAGTATGTAGCGGTTGCCGATAGGATTTGCTTTGCTCAAACCTTTTCCAGCGGCAAGTTCCGCGGATGCAGTGAGAGTAAGGAGGTTTTTGTTAAGTGGAAGAGGAATTGTATCCCCTGTTCCCCTGACACCCCAAACGGCTGTAACACCCTGCTGTAAAAGCTGACCACCCACAGTTGTGAAGTATGCAGCTACAGTTACATCGAGGATGTTTCCAACTGCCACGGGGCAACCAAGAGTTTTCAAACTGTCCATCGCCTGATTGTAGAGGCCGGTGAAAGTTGCTACAGGTGTATAAGGAACAGTTCCACCTGATGCAGCATGTCCAAGGATGTCGTTTGATCCGAGCCAGAATGTAACAAATGTTGGCTGTTGAGCTTTTGTTTGTTGCCACTGAGTGGTTTTGGCACCACCCTGATTTCTAAGCACGATGTTAAACATTGGGTTAGGAGAACCACCAAATACTGCAGAGAAACAGCTTAATGAATCATATGCATTCAGGAAGTCGTAAATCAACGCTCCCGGGACACCAAGATTGTTATATGGCTTTGCGTAGGTGGCATTTAACAGTGGACCACTGTTCGGATTAACATACGATACGAATGGAGTGATCGACTGTACTTCGAGTCTGCCTCTTGTACCCGGTTCACCAATATTCGGGAAAGCGAAGGAGGTTCCTGCCTGATCAGCGATCAGTTTTGCGTAGGAATACTTCTGTGCAGATTCATAAAGCGAGCCCGACTGATATCCTGCAGTAAGACTGTTACCGATTGCAACATATCTTGCGAAATTTGCTGTACCCGTTGATGGTGCAGCAGGAGCTGTAAGGTCTGACCTGTCCTGACATCCTGTAAACAGAACTACCGTTGAAACCAGAACCAGGAATAAACTAAAAATCTTTTTCATTATCTAACTCCTTCAGATTAAAATTTATAATTAAATGTTAATGAAAAGAGGTTTGCATAGGAATTGTAGGTACCATTCATAGGAGTGAAACCGGCAGTACCGGATGCACTAATCTTTGAATTGGTAATGGTTCTTTCCTGAAACCTTAGGAATAGATAAGCAAGATCAAGGCTCAAATTGTTTGTAAGAGCGTAACCAATACCGCCTGAGAAACCAAGTCTATTGGCATCAGGAAGTGTAGGATCGAGATACTCATCTTTTACAGGATTTCTGTCATACAGGAAACCTGCACGAAGAGCGAGAGCTGAAGAATACTTGTACTCAAGTCCAAGTCTGGCTATCCATGTATCTTCGAACAATCTTTCCGATGTAGTAAGTACTTTTCCGTCTGATTTGTATGTAACTGTCAAATAATCGTAACTTGACCACATGACATACTGAAAATCAGCAGTAACTACAAAATTTGGCATAAATTTGTAGGCGATACCAGCGATAACCTGAGCAGGGGTTGTAAGATCTGCTGCAATCGGAGCATTTGGTAACGATGCTGCAACCTGTGCAGGACCTGTTGTAACGACATCGCCTTCAAAGCCATACTTAACCTGGCTCCTGTATGTTGCGCCGATGGAGAAATCCAAAGAAGGTTTCCACAATGCACCTACGATAAATCCAAATGCCGCCATGTCTTTTCCTTTTAGATCAACATGTGCTTCGGCATCGAATGGAGCAAGTTTCTGCTGTTTAGTGATCTCTACATTGGCGAAATTGTACTGAAAACCTGCAGCAAGGCTGAGGTTATCAAGCAATTTATATGCAGCAACCGCGTTAAAGCTGAAAACCTGTACTTCTGTGACAACTGCAGCAAATCTGCCGGGCCAGTTGTTATCCCAGGTAGTACCGAGACCGAAAGGATTATTGGCACCAAAACCAAGCACGAGCTTATCATTCACCTGATATGAAAAATAGAGATGACTTGGTGTAAACACCTTGTTCACCATCTTTGATTCCTGTATCGAAGGTGATGGTCCTCTAAATGAACCGGTAGGAGCAATAAGAGCTGTACCTGCCGACACATTGATGCCATTCATGAAAGCCAATCCTGCGGGATTAAAATAAAACGCTGAGAGATCGTTTGCTAAACCGGCAAACGCTCCACCCATCGCCATCGCCTTGGCTCCGTGTTCATTCAACTGAAAGCCACCAGCGATTACATTTCCTCCAATTATTAGAGAAAACAGAAAAGAGAATAAATATTTTTTCACAGTACCTCCGGAATAAAATAATTATTGATTAACCTATTAAAAATAACTTTGCTCCTTTCTCGACAGCGGAGTGTTCGGAGACATAAATCTCCTTAATAAATCCACTGAAGGGGGATTTGATATCATTCTCCATCTTCATTGCTTCGAGGATCATGATAGACTCACCTTGAGCAACCTCATCCCCGGCATTCTTCTTAAGCTTAAGAACCATCCCGGGCATAGGTGATTTGATCAATGAGTGGTGATTTTTCTGTTTTACATTGGAGAGAACCTGATGGGCTTTCTGTTCCAGGTTTGTCCTTATTTCGGTTTCGAAATATCTGCCTTCTATAAGTATCAGCAGATTGTTGTTTTCTCCTGATACTCTGTTTACTCTAAAAACTCTGTTGTCCAAACGAAGCAAATAATAATTATCGTTGATTTCCTCAAGACGATACTCATATTGTTTGTTGTCGATCACAATGGTACCCGGTCCCGTAAACCGGACAGACTTCTCTTTCTTGTTTACATCAACAAAATAGTCAGGCATTAATCTTCGTTGTACCAATTGTTATCGTTGAATACCTCATTTATTCGGACATTGTTTGAACTGTTGCGTGCTTCATCACGAAGGATAGAGACAAGTGCGACTGCAGCATCCTCGAGGTCGTCGCACAGACTTTCTTTCCATTTCCCCGGGACTAAAGGAAAAAACTCCTTATCAAGTAAATTTATGGAATATTTTCCACTTAAAAAAGAATCGTTATTCAATAACCACAATAAAACAGACAAATTGGTCTGAACACCGGTTATTGAATAAGAAGCGAGAGCAATTTTCATTCTTTCTATCGCTGAATGACGGTCTGAGCCGTGGACAACCACCTTGCTCAGCATCGGGTCGTAGAACATCGAAACTTCAGAACCTGCCTCTATCCCCTCGTCAACTCTTACTCCCGGTCCTGTCGGCAACCTGTGAAAAGTAATTCTGCCTGTCGAGGGAAGGAAATTGTTATCGGGGTCTTCGGCATATACTCTGCACTCAACGGCATGACCCGTAATTTTAAGGTCTTTTTGTGTAAATGACAATTTCTCTCCGGCCGCTATTCTGATCTGCTCTTTCACCAGATCGAGACCCGAAATCAGTTCTGTCACGGGGTGTTCTACCTGTAACCGGGTATTCATTTCAAGGAAGTAGAAATTTTTCTTCTCATCCATCAAAAATTCAATTGTTCCTGCGTTGTAGTAATCGCACG from Bacteroidota bacterium includes the following:
- a CDS encoding outer membrane protein transport protein, coding for MKKYLFSFLFSLIIGGNVIAGGFQLNEHGAKAMAMGGAFAGLANDLSAFYFNPAGLAFMNGINVSAGTALIAPTGSFRGPSPSIQESKMVNKVFTPSHLYFSYQVNDKLVLGFGANNPFGLGTTWDNNWPGRFAAVVTEVQVFSFNAVAAYKLLDNLSLAAGFQYNFANVEITKQQKLAPFDAEAHVDLKGKDMAAFGFIVGALWKPSLDFSIGATYRSQVKYGFEGDVVTTGPAQVAASLPNAPIAADLTTPAQVIAGIAYKFMPNFVVTADFQYVMWSSYDYLTVTYKSDGKVLTTSERLFEDTWIARLGLEYKYSSALALRAGFLYDRNPVKDEYLDPTLPDANRLGFSGGIGYALTNNLSLDLAYLFLRFQERTITNSKISASGTAGFTPMNGTYNSYANLFSLTFNYKF
- a CDS encoding acetyl-CoA carboxylase biotin carboxyl carrier protein subunit; this translates as MPDYFVDVNKKEKSVRFTGPGTIVIDNKQYEYRLEEINDNYYLLRLDNRVFRVNRVSGENNNLLILIEGRYFETEIRTNLEQKAHQVLSNVKQKNHHSLIKSPMPGMVLKLKKNAGDEVAQGESIMILEAMKMENDIKSPFSGFIKEIYVSEHSAVEKGAKLFLIG